Proteins found in one Oncorhynchus mykiss isolate Arlee chromosome 17, USDA_OmykA_1.1, whole genome shotgun sequence genomic segment:
- the LOC110493674 gene encoding envoplakin, producing the protein MFKKKDSTTLKGSSKISTSTANDLALVIARMQKNSDQVEKDVLRAEELLAVDEENEKKNRPLQHQKVVASNLSEAEGLLNDLFLDVDKAKKYKHPQGSEIESDVRHLHDRWLKDCAIYRDIYEPVNDVELKPRIDWASVLNQKQREVNTEEYGPTMADLKKQIAAHNILHKEIEAYSSQLSLSSTSTKEEYAAIKKQYNNILDNSKWRHHYLSSLYDYMQSCNKELTYLGDEQTKILKQDWSDHMLDPPDVRRQYENFKNNSLLSHESEVNKLQDDGDRLLELKHPASTTIQAQRDSLRNEWQKFLNLCICQETHLDYIEDFKKYQLDVETLSESLSELNSSLKKVEGTTGKSGSAMTLQLEAEESTVQRNEQLLADLRKRSTTIAPLKLRRCPPTRSTTVDSLCDWKTEKAELTRGDKFTLKSNSDVENWNVLTSSGATKTFPGVCFLIPPPDPEAIATVDIHGDVLDDIKKRRAVYLGTMKDKIRCVEEKPVYTAPPSNPKAKAAASQLDKLDEDLVKAKQGMLSRLRAPLDRSDPTADLAKRLKEQEKAADALAAMEQPKLEKDISKGLAAKLQAAKDKQDSIAALAELFNKKANASLNLEKQIKKVDGIVSGFEEKLNKDGPIPDVPNAIQARTQEIQSLRKDVAGSQDELKKLGQDLETSEQLCSSLQQGYQEYCPDIHRQGTQVKQLQNRYSNVNNQLKEREGLLQEAAGKNQEFQNTSKSLNFFLKNLPDNKISPSDDLSQVNSKQTSQKRVVDDIKRKGDDLDRVLDLSQDLQNILNEYEVNTDKYSSTLNNVGGKDSKTRHTSTLADTVQNQEKAVVNHYAKTSAENDQLLNQMGFAKNLIAQKHEKQSIEPTIKSTMNIKSLQQELSAESDRRSRAETDVATFKTRMMSLKSRKGMHRVEEKEVLEYYRDPKLETDLKDLEDQIHKEALKRSRTQGEIEGVKIKIATFGDDLKCIKPKLVTREVTEFERDPQLDVEASKLKDEIGKIKNEVRVKEGEVIQQKTEVTILNATRPNIREKVMKKEVIRLEKDPEMLKAVKTFEKEITDEGNKSKTLNDEIFQTRSQINALERIIPTIQPKVVTREVKKVEQDPELINESKRIRSGLEGEKIETDSLVKEVSQLKIRYSEVGQWKPKVELKEIVNEIYRIDPQTESEIMRLKKDVQDFNKQRSDLQDKITLVMVDLEALRSKKPKVELKEVIQDVVKEERSPENEREIQRLNDQVNHVHRTYNNVEDQINLLRKERDEWKAEKSKVETKLMTKDIFKYEDDPLLEKEADRLRKEVRDEQQCRRTTEEMVFDLQNKYILLERQKPEEKVVVQEVVRLQKDPKQIVEHDKLGRSLDEEVKSRRQLELEMQKLKTLVEEKENILKQSDEHQKKIKVESELKQIKLRIKELENAPPPIEESIIVEEVLKVERDPRLERMTNGLRSDMDKETNDVLNIQRNIRNTNVKLELIQREKAVEKTVYKEVIRVEKDQAVEAERYRLKGLVSQEKHARQDLEEKIKQLSDKLNRLNGSQSSTSREETSLILARDAAQREKDNLTRELRKLESERQDISLSFQQQTKLMSERSQINRQKSVKMESDVQRLEREILDEKDTIHQKDNAIRILQREKEKEDNTETQTKDTNVSTKITILDPDTGKELSPYEAYLQGLIDRAQYMHLQELECDWEEITSMGPNGETSVLQDRKSGKQYSIKNALRDGKLTQYDFQKYKDGKMPISEFALLVAGEKEKQPKFNSITSKLESSLKSSPTSSAPVPAPKERYPIAGVIDTNTDTCFSIRSAEARKLIESGTAQKLLEAQAATGGIVDISNKERYSVHKAAERDLIDSSQLQSLLNAQKAYTGVEDPTTRERLSVGGAVLKGWMPKETALRYMEVQHLTGGLVNPNNTDRVSIQEAIGAKMIDSTMMRELQDEYNYAKEIVDPTTKDKINYKQAMARCKTDPQSGLLMLPASSKVSGSSYTPTYNSHRFSPR; encoded by the exons ATGTTCAAGAAGAAGGACAGTACTACCTTGAAGGGGTCCAGCAAGATCAGCAC TTCCACAGCCAACGACTTGGCCTTGGTGATTGCACGCATGCAAAAGAATTCCGACCAGGTGGAGAAAGATGTCCTCCGGGCCGAAGAGCTACTTGCTGTG GATGAAGAGAATGAGAAGAAAAACCGGCCCCTCCAGCACCAGAAAGTGGTGGCAAGCAACCTGTCTGAGGCTGAGGGCCTGCTGAATGACCTCTTCCTGGATGTGGACAAGGCCAAGAAGTACAAACACCCTCAAGGcagcgagatagagagcga TGTCAGACACCTTCATGACCGCTGGCTGAAAGACTGTGCCATCTACCGGGACATCTATGAGCCTGTCAACGATGTGGAGCTGAAGCCCAGAATCGACTGGGCTTCAGTGCTCAATCAGAAACAG AGGGAGGTGAACACGGAAGAGTACGGGCCCACCATGGCTGACCTGAAGAAGCAGATCGCCGCCCACAACATACTGCACAAGGAGATCGAGGCCTACAGCTCTCAGCTCAGCCTCAGCTCCACCAGCACCAAG GAGGAGTATGCTGCCATTAAGAAACAATACAACAATATTTTG GACAATTCAAAATGGCGGCACCACTACCTGAGCAGTCTGTATGACTACATGCAGAGCTGTAACAAGGAGCTGACTTATCTCGGAGACGAACAGACAAAAATCCTGAAACAGGACTGGAGCGACCACATGTTGGACCCTCCGGACGTCCGCAGACAGTATGAG AACTTCAAGAACAACAGCCTGCTGTCCCATGAGAGCGAAGTGAACAAACTCCAGGATGACGGTGATCGACTCCTTGAGCTGAAGCACCCGGCCAGCACCACAATACAG GCTCAGAGAGATTCTTTGCGGAATGAGTGGCAGAAGTTCCTCAACCTGTGCATCTGCCAAGAGACCCATCTGGATTACATAGAGGATTTCAAGAAG TACCAACTAGATGTGGAGACACTATCGGAGTCTCTGAGTGAACTCAACTCTAGCCTGAAGAAAGTGGAAGGCACAACTGGGAAGAGTGGCTCAGCGATGACTCTTCAACTGGAG gcggAGGAGAGCACGGTGCAACGTAACGAGCAGCTCTTGGCTGACCTGAGGAAGAGGAGCACCACCATCGCCCCCCTCAAGCTGCGCCGCTGCCCGCCCACCAGGTCCACCACCGTGGATTCCCTCTGTGACTGGAAGACTGAGAAG GCTGAACTCACTCGAGGGGACAAGTTCACCCTCAAGTCGAATTCAGACGTTGAGAACTGGAACGTATTGACCAGCAGTGGGGCAACCAAAACCTTTCCAGGGGTCTGCTTCCTGATCCCACCCCCTGACCCAGAGGCCATTGCCACCGTAGACAT ACATGGTGATGTGCTTGACGACATCAAGAAGAGGAGGGCTGTTTATTTAGGCACAATGAAGGACAAGATCCGTTGTGTCGAAGAGAAACCCGTATACACAG CCCCGCCGTCCAACCCCAAAGCTAAAGCCGCGGCCAGTCAGCTGGATAAGCTGGATGAGGACCTGGTCAAAGCCAAGCAGGGCATGTTGAGCCGTCTGAGGGCCCCGCTGGACCGCAGTGACCCCACCGCCGACCTGGCCAAGAGGCTGAAGGAgcaagag AAAGCAGCAGATGCTCTGGCAGCTATGGAGCAGCCGAAGTTGGAGAAGGACATCTCTAAAGGCCTTGCAGCCAAACTTCAAGCTGCCAAGGACAAGCAAGATAGCATCGCAGCCCTGGCCGAGCTATTTAACAAGAA GGCTAATGCATCTCTGAACCTGGAGAAGCAGATCAAGAAAGTGGATGGCATTGTCTCTGGCTTTGAGGAAAAGCTGAATAAGGATGGCCCTATCCCAGATGTCCCCAATGCTATTCAGGCCCGCACCCAGGAGATCCAG AGTCTGCGTAAGGATGTGGCGGGCTCTCAGGATGAACTGAAGAAGCTGGGCCAGGACCTGGAGACCAGCGAGCAGCTGTGTAGTTCCCTGCAGCAGGGCTACCAGGAGTACTGCCCAGACATCCATCGCCAGGGGACCCAGGTCAAACAACTACAGAACCGCTACTCTAACGTCAACAACCAGCTGAAGGAGAG AGAGGGCCTCTTGCAAGAGGCTGCAGGCAAGAACCAGGAATTCCAGAACACAAGCAAATCTCTGAACTTCTTCCTGAAAAATCTGCCTGACAACAAGATCAGCCCCAGCGATGACCTATCACAGGTCAACTCCAAGCAGACTTCCCAGAAG AGGGTGGTGGATGACATCAAGAGGAAGGGAGACGACCTGGACAGAGTGCTTGACCTTTCCCAAGATTTGCAGAATATCCTCAAT GAATATGAGGTCAACACTGACAAATACAGCAGCACCCTCAACAATGTGGGAGGCAAAGATTCCAAAACACGTCACACCTCCACCCTTGCTGATACTGTGCAGAACCAG GAAAAGGCTGTGGTGAACCACTATGCTAAAACGTCCGCTGAGAATGACCAGCTGCTCAATCAGATGGGCTTTGCTAAGAACCTCATCGCTCAG AAACATGAGAAACAATCCATAGAACCGACCATAAAATCAACCATGAACATAAAGAGCCTGCAGCAAGAGTTGAGTGCGGAGAGCGATAGACGCAGCCGTGCTGAGACTGACGTGGCAACGTTCAAGACCAGGATGATGTCTCTGAAGAGCCGTAAAGGGATGCATCGAGTTGAGGAGAAGGAGGTGCTCGAGTACTACCGCGACCCTAAACTGGAAACCGACCTAAAAGATCTAGAGGACCAAATCCACAAAGAGGCCTTGAAGCGCAGCCGTACCCAGGGTGAGATCGAGGGTGTTAAAATCAAAATCGCTACTTTTGGGGACGACCTCAAGTGCATCAAGCCCAAACTGGTGACTAGAGAGGTGACTGAGTTTGAGAGAGATCCTCAGTTGGATGTAGAAGCCTCCAAGTTAAAAGATGAGATCGGCAAGATAAAGAATGAGGTACGAGTAAAAGAGGGAGAAGTCATTCAACAGAAGACAGAGGTCACCATCCTGAATGCTACAAGACCCAACATCAGGGAGAAGGTTATGAAAAAGGAGGTGATTCGATTGGAGAAGGATCCAGAGATGCTCAAGGCTGTTAAAACCTTTGAGAAGGAAATCACAGATGAAGGCAACAAGAGCAAGACTCTGAATGATGAGATCTTCCAAACAAGGAGCCAGATCAATGCATTGGAGAGGATCATTCCCACCATTCAGCCCAAGGTGGTCACCAGGGAGGTGAAGAAAGTCGAACAGGACCCTGAGCTCATCAATGAATCCAAGAGGATTCGATCAGGCCTAGAGGGAGAGAAAATTGAGACAGACTCCCTGGTCAAGGAGGTCTCTCAACTCAAAATTCGGTATAGCGAGGTGGGGCAGTGGAAGCCCAAGGTCGAACTCAAGGAAATTGTCAATGAGATCTACCGCATAGATCCACAAACAGAGTCGGAGATAATGCGTCTGAAGAAAGATGTTCAAGACTTCAACAAGCAGCGTTCTGACTTACAGGACAAGATCACTTTGGTCATGGTCGATCTGGAAGCCCTGCGTTCCAAGAAGCCAAAGGTGGAGCTGAAGGAAGTCATCCAAGACGtggtgaaagaggagaggagccctgagaacgaaagagagatacagaggctCAATGATCAGGTGAACCATGTGCACCGAACTTACAATAATGTAGAGGACCAGATTAACCTCCTGAGAAAAGAGAGGGACGAGTGGAAAGCAGAAAAATCCAAGGTGGAGACAAAGCTGATGACCAAAGATATCTTCAAGTATGAGGATGATCCACTCTTGGAGAAGGAGGCAGATCGGCTGAGAAAGGAGGTACGCGATGAGCAACAGTGTCGCCGTACCACGGAGGAGATGGTGTTCGACCTGCAAAACAAgtacatcctgctggagagacaAAAGCCAGAGGAAAAAGTGGTGGTGCAGGAGGTGGTGCGTCTACAGAAGGACCCAAAGCAAATAGTTGAGCATGATAAGCTTGGCAGGAGCCTTGATGAGGAGGTTAAGTCCCGCCGGCAGCTAGAGCTTGAGATGCAAAAACTTAAAACCTtagtggaggagaaggagaacatCCTAAAGCAGAGTGATGAACATCAGAAGAAGATTAAAGTGGAGTCTGAACTGAAACAGATCAAACTGCGCATCAAAGAGCTGGAAAATGCCCCACCGCCCATCGAGGAGAGTATCATTGTCGAGGAGGTCCTGAAAGTTGAGAGAGACCCTAGACTGGAGAGGATGACCAACGGTCTTCGCTCAGACATGGACAAGGAAACCAATGACGTCCTGAATATTCAGAGAAACATCAGGAACACTAATGTCAAGCTTGAGCTCATTCAGCGAGAAAAGGCCGTAGAGAAGACGGTGTACAAAGAGGTGATCCGGGTGGAGAAAGACCAGGCTGTAGAAGCAGAGAGATACCGCCTGAAGGGCCTGGTGTCTCAGGAGAAACATGCCAGGCAGGACCTGGAGGAAAAAATCAAACAGCTCTCTGACAAACTCAACCGACTGAATGGCAGTCAGTCGAGCACTTCTCGGGAAGAGACAAGTCTCATTCTGGCCAGGGACGCCgcgcagagggagaaagacaaccTCACCCGGGAGCTGAGGAAGTTGGAGTCTGAGAGGCAAGACATCAGCTTATCGTTCCAGCAGCAGACCAAGCTGATGAGCGAGAGAAGCCAGATCAACAGACAAAAGAGCGTCAAGATGGAGTCTGACGTGCAGCGTCTGGAGAGGGAGATACTGGACGAGAAAGACACGATCCACCAGAAAGACAACGCCATCAGGATACTCCAGAGGGAAAAGGAGAAGGAAGACAATACAGAGACCCAGACAAAGGATACCAATGTCTCCACTAAAATCACCATCTTGGACCCTGATACCGGCAAAGAACTATCTCCATATGAAGCCTACCTGCAGGGACTGATCGACCGTGCCCAGTACATGCATCTGCAAGAGCTGGAGTGTGATTGGGAGGAAATAACTTCGATGGGACCTAATGGGGAGACCTCTGTGCTGCAGGATCGCAAGAGCGGCAAGCAGTACTCTATCAAAAATGCCTTGAGAGATGGAAAACTGACCCAGTATGATTTTCAAAAATACAAGGATGGGAAAATGCCCATTTCAGAGTTTGCACTTCTTGTCGCAGGTGAAAAAGAAAAACAGCCCAAGTTCAACTCAATCACATCAAAGCTGGAATCCTCGCTAAAGTCGTCCCCTACCAGCAGCGCCCCTGTTCCTGCCCCTAAGGAGAGATATCCTATCGCTGGTGTAATTGACACAAACACCGACACGTGCTTCTCCATACGCAGTGCAGAGGCCCGCAAGCTAATCGAAAGCGGCACAGCACAAAAGCTGTTGGAAGCACAGGCTGCTACAGGGGGCATCGTTGACATCAGCAACAAGGAGAGATACTCGGTCCACAAAGCAGCCGAGAGGGACCTCATTGATTCGAGCCAACTGCAGAGTCTACTCAATGCCCAGAAAGCCTACACTGGCGTGGAGGACCCCACGACCAGAGAACGCCTGTCGGTGGGAGGGGCCGTCCTGAAAGGTTGGATGCCCAAAGAAACTGCCCTGCGTTACATGGAGGTGCAACACCTGACAGGAGGGCTGGTAAATCCCAACAACACGGACCGTGTGAGCATACAGGAGGCCATTGGAGCCAAGATGATTGACAGCACCATGATGAGAGAGCTTCAGGACGAGTACAACTACGCCAAGGAAATCGTCGACCCCACAACAAAGGATAAAATCAACTACAAGCAAGCGATGGCCCGCTGCAAGACAGATCCTCAGTCTGGCCTACTGATGCTACCTGCTTCCTCCAAAGTGTCTGGCAGCAGCTACACCCCTACATACAATTCTCATCGATTTTCTCCTAGATAA
- the LOC110495138 gene encoding CST complex subunit TEN1: protein MLPAPAVFHFLWEVNSGPVKEGDSVRTLGSMQHQVVVQTTFVEPFDPIIGAQYIVLGEIEKAEGGDGVMAHARVLNCVDGVNLVLLQRGVNEQRSYFRERGESKGDAATAARPPAPL, encoded by the exons ATGCTTCCAGCACCTGCAGTCTTTCATTTCCTTTGGGAAGTCAACTCTGGTCCAGTCAAGGAGGGAGATTCAGTGAGAACACTTGGAAG CATGCAGCACCAAGTTGTTGTTCAGACTACATTTGTGGAACCCTTTGACCCCATCATTGGAGCCCAGTACATAGTTCTGGGCGAGATTGAAAAAGCAGAGG GAGGTGATGGTGTGATGGCTCATGCCCGTGTGCTGAACTGTGTGGATGGGGTCAACCTAGTCCTGCTACAGAGAGGTGTCAATGAACAGAGGAGCTActtcagagagaggggggagagcaagggagatgctgctactgctgctcggCCACCTGCTCCTCTCTGA